The DNA window aAGTCAACGATATAATGTCCAACAATGCACATAGCACGTATTGACCACGTTGTTGCCattaggggtgagcaacggtcggttcggtcatcgaaccgtccaaaaattcaaaaccgttcggttttttaaaaatttcggtcaccgaaccgtattaaccaaattatatcaaaaccgtattaaccaaaccgaaatattacggttcggttcggttcggtcgaaaaccgtaatattttttgtatggtttttagaaagaaaaaaaaacagttttttaaaaaataaataaaaaaaatgaaaaatttaacctaaagagtacatgtgctttaaattaagggttaaatgcaaatttatacaccaactttgacctaatttgcaattacaacataaactttaaaacttggcaatgtcagtaaccaactttacacttttggcaaatcgatacaccaaactcaaaaaacactaacgtggacattgtaataaaccgccatttgtcgttttatgattggtcggtgtaccaatttgccaagaaatgaaagttggttaccgacattgtcaaggttaaaagtttatgttgtaattgcaaattaggtcaaagttggtgtatgaatttgcatttaacccttaaattaaatctatatttatcgttttttattacaaaactataaaattaaacaagtttaatatataaatgtgagtatatgaaagtttaaataacgtaatttttaaatacggtcggttcggttattacggtgatttttttgtaaaaaccgtaaaccgaaccgaatagtcaaaattttaaaaattcggacCGTAACCGAaccatattttcaaattatatttcggtttgattaattcggtttggttcggttcggttattcggttttgaccgtttaatgctcacccctagttgCCATTATTGATTGCCGCTGACAAATTCCAACAAAACTTCAGAGGTGTTTTCcaggtatttttatatttttttaaaatagtatttttatataaaattataacaaagttaaaactatatatttttatagtatgaatttaatttttgaaattttataatatttttattaataagttTAAAAAGAAAGTAAATAGAGTATCTTCCTAAAGAAGATTACACAACGAAACAGCCGCTAAACAttcacttttcttttatttattcattttatttaatatctatttgtttaatattttatattctattttattttattatgtaaatatgtaaattttaaattaaatcctcAAATGATATTGTATAacttttattagttatttaatttataaaaaagatagtgattaatgatttaataatataagatataatgtatttattttcagaatgactaaattttgtagtttaaaatttaaaattgacttaATAATAAATTGCAATTATGTTAAAACATGTTAAAAGATTATAcatttaattattagaattgtaaagtattaattttactattttttatctataaattttctaattttactatttttgatatttttttataattaaagaggAGGGAGTGAGACTCGAACACGAGACCTCTTATCAAGATATATGTGGCTATCACTGTGTTATAAGAACACtgataatatttttgatatttaaaaatgaaagatcagAAATAAATTAACTTCTTCTAATTTGCAATATTTCACATAAAATATATGCTTTATAATCGAGTTTCAATTACAATGCCAATGATGTATTTAGATCACTAGATTCTTTCATATCGAGCTAGTGTTTTTTCTTTTACCTTCCACTTCTTGTGGTTGAACCAATCTAATCATCATttatcagaaaaaaaaattccctaGAATGACATTATTTAATTTGGTAAGTACATGAGGAAAGAGTATATGCTATTcaaaaaacttaataaaattggtaaaataaatttttcgatatggatcaataaaaatatagtattcaaaattaattttattgaatgAAAGAGATTGAACAACTCATCATAACAATAACTATATAGCAACTAAACCAAACGAGTTTTAGATAATTGTGGTTAAATGGGCATATTATTGAAGGTTGAACTAATAATTAGAACATTGGTCAACAAAACCGAAGCCATTGAAAACATATAATAGTAGAAATTAGGTAGAATTCCATATGTAACAATGAGTTTCACAAGCaaaatatagataaaaattaattaaactatcaATTACTAATTACTACTAATTAGGTCTAGAGTAGAACTGCCATGCAACCCATCGTCACTAACCACTATTCTCCCACACAATAACCCCCTCCATTCTCTCACTTATAAATACACTAATTAATCAATTTTCATAACATCAACTCAATCATACATTAATCCAAAATCATGGCTTCAACACTCATCTTCAACcttttgattaccttgtttgcCTTGTTATTTCTCTGCAACACAAACTCATGCTTAGCCTCTAGCAGGTTACTTCTTCTTGAAGATGAACCTAAGCCTTCACTCGACAAGGCAACTTTTCCGGCACCGGATTTTACACCGGAAAATCCTTCATTTTCATCAATGTTGCCTCCATTTCCACCATCACTAACATCTCCTCCTCTTCCTCCTGCTGCCACTGATCCTTCTTCTACTACAGCACCATCATTATGGGCTGCAAACCCTAATTTCCCATCAGGTAAGCCATTTTTACCAAATTTTACTCCATTCCCGTTCCCATTCCCCCGTCTGTTACCTCTGCCGAGGTTTCCTCCATTCCCATTTATTCCGACTATGCCCTCCGTTCCTACGCTTCCCGCTGTTCCTTCTCTGCCTACTGGTCCTTCTGGCTTTGTTTCTTCCCCAAGTGAAGGAGAAACCAATCCTTGAGTTGTTGATTAATACTAGGGTTTTCAAGTCTCTATTTATGATGTCATAATTATGTGatagttttataattattgaaATAATTGTATCAGTCTTTAAATTTTCATGTTGGGTGATTAAGGAGAGTAGTTATAGTGGAGATCAATTGTAGTAATTGTCTATGAAGAATTGTACAAGCTCTCGTGGATAATATATATActgcaatttaaaaaaaaaatattaatgtgtGCATGCTTTGTTCATATTCATTTACTTACTGTGTTTGCATTATTAGTGACATTGTATAAGgaatataattatttcatataTAAACAAAAGAATCCCTCTATTTCTCTTTATTTGATGTTTTGAGTTGAATTTTTGTTCCAAATTATTTGAAGTTTTCATTTAacaatgaatttttataaaacggGAAGattataaaaaagttcaaaaacagtTATCGAACTATACATagccttttttttaaatggtgcgtataattttttttataaaacggttatTGGCTTATTGCATGGTTATAGATCGTTGCTTCATCCACATACATAATCTGGCAACCGTTTTctaaaaaaagttatatttcgataactttttaataatattttataattagacAACCGGTATGCAAAAAAGTTACAGTTCGAcaactattttataattttataatccagtttataaataaataatagttcGGTAAccgcaaaaatatttaacctgAGAAAAGTATAACCATTAATTAATTGGTGGATAATAATGCAAAACATCTCAAGATTTGAATATAATTTCCTCATAGAGCAACTTATTAATTATGAGGTAGCTACAACATAGAAAAATAAGAAGACAATGGTTAAAGTTACTAATGAAgcacattattttatttttttgaacattACATCACAATGCAGAACTTTGGGTAGGAGGAACTGGATCCACGACCTGAAAGAGTCGTGTATTGCGTTCATGACATTTGAGTTAGAGGGCCATTATTTTGATGAAGATAATTAAAGAGCCAGTTTTAAGGAGAAGGAGGGGTGAAAGGAAAAGGAGGCAAAGGAAAATTAGGAAATGGAGGAAGGTTAGGGAAAGGTGGGAAGTTAGGAAGAGGAGGAAGGTCAAATGGAGGTGGGAATTGGAATGGTGTTATTGGAGGAAACTGTGGAAATGGTGGAATTGGTAAGATCTTCATCTCTCCTTCACCGCTACTGCTGCTGCTGCTACTACTACTACTCTTCGGTTTATCAAACGCTTCCATTTTACCTCCATTCTCTTCTTTCTCCTTCGAGTAATTCTCCGCGAGTATCCGAGCTTCAACCCTAATTTGAGCAGGATTCATAGTGGCTAGAATGAAGATCATCACCACTATGATGTTCACCACCATCTTGGAACCCTTCATCATCATATTTTGGTTGTGAGAAACAATTCGTGCCAATGTCTCTTAGGTTACTTCTATATATATAGGGGATGAGATGCCTTTGGTAGTGTCAGCCCTTGCGTTAAATTACTTATTGATATTCAACCTATGATTACATTATAAAAGaggcttaattatttactttCCACCTCAACTTGCacaaaaagtatttttattattaaattggtcagaaaatttatttttaggtatcaattaaaataattgatatttttttggcTAATTTGACATTAAAAAATTcagataaaataatataaatattatgacCAAATTGacaataatatctttaaaaagataattttgaTAGTCTGGTAGATCATTTTTGACAGTTATATCTAAATAGCAAATAAAAAGaatccaattaataaaaataagatacaatacatataattttttttctgttatacactaatttattataaaaataagtcaagggactaaaatatattttatttttggaccttttttttatttgatgcttaaataataataattaagacTCGTAAAATTATAGACCAATTTGGTCATGTTttgtaaataaacaaaaataactaGTTAATTAATAATATGCGCAAATTGAGaggataaattaatatttagtcTTATTATAAAAGAAGatactctattttttttcaaattgtcCATCTAGATAAATATTAGATTAgtactatttatatttacaataaaaaaagacatttttaattggaataactataaaaatactctaaaaatcacttaatttataaaaatacgaactttatcaaaaaaattcacttcCACCTaaaatctgaattttttttagataatttaCGTACTTTTTTTTGCTATATAAAAGTGGgatacatttttaatacatctttgatacagtacgtaaaaaatgaaaacatattttttatatttgtaaatgtttaaggtattaaatgtaaatttttggaaagtatatatttttataatttattccaattttttaattttttttttgtaatgtttcctttttaattttagccgTTTAATAAATTGGAGAACTAAGTAAAAACGGAGGGGCTATATTTCAAGAATACAAGTGCAAAATGGATACACACTCATGAAGTAGTCATTGGGAAAAGAAATGATGAGCAGGTAATTAAAAGACAGAATTGGAAAGGGTGCCAATGTTTACATTTTACAAGCTTCTTCTAGCAAAtggcaaaatatatatttagattcCTTTActattatattcttttaattgAATCTCTTAACTTTTATTTGTTAAGATTGAATCCTCTAGACGTTTTTGTTGACATTAAGTCCCTCCATCATAGAAATGAAGTGCAAGTACTCCACACGCCATTAGTACGAATgggataaatttttaatttgcttttgcacattaatttgtttaaatcgAATccttgtattattatttttactaaaaGTAAATTTCTCAATCAAAGTTTTTCGGTCTAACACTTTTTAAAACGGAAGAacctaatattataaaaatagaattGTAAGAATTCAATTAAAAAGGTATGATAATGTAAGGACCTAAATATGCATTTTAACAAATGCTAGTAATTCAGAAGCTTATGCGTGTAATGTAAGCATGACAAGTTGAAATTGTGCATGCATGACTACTGGACTCTGATACTTTAATTTTGCCAATTTCCCAAAGCATCGCATGAATTCAAGATTGATTTCCATTTAATAGGCACACATTGCAAGCTGCTTCACACAAAGAGGATAATGCAGATCTTCTTCTCGACATTTTTTAGTCATTATGTATCAAACCGGTTCAAAAATggctatataaaaaaacataatatgcAAAAACGAGTTATATTTGctgatttttaaagatttgatcAAGACaaaagtttggtattttttgagaaTTTGGCAGAATTTATATTCCATAATCACCTTTtccataattattaattttataatttgtttgatgaaaataattaattttatgattataaatcaGCTTCCTAAATTTGTCGATTTTAACCAATTAACCCAAAATAATTGTCtaaaaaacttttaaacttgtttTCGATCAAAATTACGTTTATAGCAATActaattttaaagataattgACCCTGAGCTGAAAAGTTCATTAGCCAAATAATCAGAATCACGAGCATAAATTTACAACAGAATTTGAAGCAAACCATTGCCTGAAAATAGTTTAAGAGTAACTCCAGTTTAATTCCATTCCAGATGCAGCATCTTAGTTCTAAGAACATAgtgaatcaataaaaaaaaacatgtaatgTAACATTCAAATATACATATTAACGTACTCTTTAAATCATTTGAATCAACAGCGTAAAGAGAGAATGGTGATTAGGGGCATCAATTACAAAAACATTAAGCTGAAACTTACATGGCACACTGTGTCTATATCACAAACGCTTCGGCATTTACATGATAATGAATGAAAAAATTGGTTAATACATCTCACAAGCGTAGTAGAATATTACAAAATACACACACCAAAACCGGGTTATAATTTACGCAAGAAGAAACGAAAGATTCTCAATCCTCACCTGTTAGTGGTATTGTAAGAGATTTTAAATATTGCAGCCAATGGAATGTTGAGAATATGACCTTGATTTCCGAAGAGACCTATCCTTCCGTAGCTGGCTACCGAATGGTTCATAGTTGCACTCATCGTTATACTCAGGACCTGCTTCTCTCCACTGCCAATTACGAAGTGTGATGGAGCTACCTTCACTGATACCCCGTAAGGAGCGCTCCATCCCACATTATATGCCTCATTGCCAGCAATGTTAGTCACTGTTCTTAGAACAGTTCTAGACTGATCGAGTTTAGAAATTGTGATTGAAGGTAAGTTCAGATCAGCACCACCTATAGTTGCATTATAATTCCAACAATTTTGGCCAGTGTAGTTAAACACCACAGGACCGGATCCATTGATGCCACAGAGAAATGACATATAGTCATCAAATGCTGTAAATGAAAGAGCGTATTATAAAGCTAGGACATGATGTTGCATTTGGTTCATGCGCAAATTAATGGTTTGCAATACGGAGTGAGGACAAACCCGATAGTTTTTGCCTTAAATTTAATGCCTTTTTGCTTACGTTCTACAAATGGCACTCAACTTTTGTTTAACttatcttatttattttatttttcaactttttatcttCATTTAAAGGAAACACATAGCACACATTCTATACTTCTCCCATTATTAACTTCCCTTTATATACGAACAAAATATGgcgtaaaaaaaaaattaaagtaaagttTGAAGCGACTTACTGGAATCAAATATAAGTCCTGGATCCAGAGAAGCTGTTGCATTCACGAAACCACTGCCCATATCGAATGGAGTTGCAGGAGTCTGACTTTGTTCTGGGTTGGCATAAGCACGCTGCGCCATTATTGGCCCACCCTTCTTGTCAGATAAAGAAGCTGTTGTGGAGAGTGCAGAGGCTATCGCCGCAGGACTGAAACTGGGGAACTTCTGCTTAATCAGTGCAGCAAGTCCAGCGATATGAGGAGCAGCCATGCTTGTCCCAGACATCATTGCAAAGCTTTCACCTACAGGAGGTTAAGTTCATTGCATAAAGTTGAAGTTTTGTAAACCTTAAGTATTTTTTGCTGTGTTAGTCTATGTACCCTGGAATTCTACCGAGTCAGTCCCAAGTGAACTCCAAGCAGCCCATATTAAATTTCCCGGAGCTACCAGGTTAGGTTTTAAAATATCAGCATTCTCGAGAGAACTGTCTTCTGGATCTGGTCCTCTAGCAGAGTAAAACATAATGGCTGGAGCAGAATTACTGTAGTTGGCTTTCATTCCACCTGAAATGCTTGCAACTGCCCCAAATTTAGTGATGTTCTTCGTGACTTCATCTCTCTCCAAAGATGAATTGTAATACTTCAGTAATATCTGCCACAATGGTCATAACAGTATCGGTTAGCTTTCTCCTGGAAAGTGTGTTTGTCTGTTGGTGAATGAGTGCATGAGCAAAAGAGAAAAAAGCAAGGAAATCACTGTTGAATTTCTGGCTCAATCCGAGCATAAGATTTCTTTTacgtaattaaaataataaggaaAAAAACAAGAAACCCCACCATATGATGCCATCTAAAGATTTTTGATGTATAAAACTACTAAAAGAGATTTATCTTCCAGCATTTATAGAATTCTTCACCTTGGAATCATCAGGAGATGCAATTATGACGCCAGGCAACCTCATAGGAGTTGGATTAAGCCGATAACCGATCACAAAAGGATCCATATAGAACACAATACCGGCAGCACTGAGGTTTTTGGCTGTATCAAAGGCTTGTTTGATGGTGGAAAGCCCAAGCACAAATCGAATTGAATAACTGCAAATCAAGAGCTTTCCCTCGAC is part of the Mercurialis annua linkage group LG3, ddMerAnnu1.2, whole genome shotgun sequence genome and encodes:
- the LOC126672676 gene encoding U1 small nuclear ribonucleoprotein C-like — its product is MMMKGSKMVVNIIVVMIFILATMNPAQIRVEARILAENYSKEKEENGGKMEAFDKPKSSSSSSSSSSGEGEMKILPIPPFPQFPPITPFQFPPPFDLPPLPNFPPFPNLPPFPNFPLPPFPFTPPSP
- the LOC126672675 gene encoding uncharacterized protein LOC126672675, with amino-acid sequence MVILFSGLVSPSLGEETKPEGPVGREGTAGSVGTEGIVGINGNGGNLGRGNRRGNGNGNGVKFGKNGLPDGKLGFAAHNDGAVVEEGSVAAGGRGGDVSDGGNGGNIDENEGFSGVKSGAGKVALSSEGLGSSSRRSNLLEAKHEFVLQRNNKANKVIKRLKMSVEAMILD